A DNA window from Pungitius pungitius chromosome 1, fPunPun2.1, whole genome shotgun sequence contains the following coding sequences:
- the LOC119223622 gene encoding ral GTPase-activating protein subunit beta-like isoform X12: protein MYSEWRSLQLVVQSDQGHLSVLHTYPTSVGTEVANAVVKPLGTAVSPVATENILKTDKEVKWTMEVLCYGLTLPLEGDTVKLCVDVYTDWMMALVSPRDSMPQPVVKEPNMYVQTILKHLYNVFVPRPEQHSLNHIRLCQQVLTAVQKLARESVSMVRETWEVLLLFLLRINDTLLAPPTIGVGVAEKLAEKLVAVLFEVWLLACARCFPTPPYWKTSREMLANWRHHPPVVEQWSRVACALTSRLLHFTHGPSFPPFKVPEEDAGLIPPAMDHDCVAQTWYRFLHMLSNPVDLSNPAIVSTTPKFQEQFLNSSGLPHEVVLHPCLKQLPQIFFRAMRGISCLVDAFLGISRPRADSAPPTPVNRMSMSPPPSIANTTPPHSRKQRHTVVNKTTSKSSTGSGNQPTKASQQQQQQQQQQQQQQTSSSPTLLSSPNQSSWETRPLPAPARPKVNSILNLFGQWLFDAALVHCKLHSGLSRDPSMTASFIQILLSYKSSIATQVGHDLRRKGSQMSTDSMVSNPMFDANEFPESYEAGRAEACGTLCRIFCSKKTGEEILPVYLSRFYMILIQGLQISDFICRPVLASIILNSSSLFCTDLKGINVVVPYFIAALETIVPDRELSKFKMYVNPTDLRRASINILLAILPLPHHFGNIKSEVLLEGKFNEEDGWPHDQPVSFLSLRLRLVNVLIGALQTETDPTNTQLILGAMLNIVQDSALLESIGAQTETGSIDGSHATARSQSHSRTNSGISFSSGGSMEATSPDSERPAQALLRDYALPDTAAGLLVRSIHLVTQRLNSQWRQDMSISLAALELLAGLAKVKVGVDSADRKRAVSSICGYIVYQCSRPAPLQSRDLHSMIVAAFQFLCVWLTEHPDMLDEKDCLVEVLEIVELGISGSKSRQELEVRHKGEKEHNPASMRVKDAAEATLSCIMQVLGAFPSPSGTASTCSLLNEDTLIRYARLGATGASNFRYFVLDNSVILAMLEQPLGNEQNPSPSVTVLIRGTAGRHAWTMQLFHQPRGARANQRVFVPEGRPTPNNGVGIKYNVKQRPFPEEVDKIPLVKADVSIPDLDDIVSKELEVQHDKLRILMTKQTEYENTLERHSEEIWKCKPYPDPRTDCKPPSPSRQFQTARLFLSHFGFLSLEALKEPNNSRLPPHLIALESSLPGFSDDVSYLDLLPCRPFDTVFIFYVRAGQKSSPEILRNVESSSSVQPHFLEFVLSLGWPVDVGRHPGWTGHLDTSWSLNSYSDSNEINQTEDTATPEDTGGSVFNGEKKVLYYADALTEIAFVVPSLTESSEESSVHSDSTVEADTNVDVVPAPHKQPNLTLELFPNHSENLESAKKMSPLVKTKKSSTGKSFPPLGPETKVFVVWVERFDDIENFPLSDLLAETSTGLEASMSNSTSCRSGLLEKDVPLIFIQPLKTGLFRIRLHGAMGKFGMVIPLVDGMVVSRRALGFLVRQTVINVCRRKRLESDLYNPPHVRRKQKITEIVQRYRNKQLEPEFYTSLFHEVGEGKPHL from the exons ATGTATTCCGAGTGGCGCTCGCTGCAGTTGGTGGTGCAGAGTGACCAGGGCCACCTCAGCGTTCTGCACACCTATCCCACGAGCGTGGGCACGGAGGTGGCCAATGCAGTGGTCAAGCCTTTGGGCACAGCGGTGAGCCCCGTCGCCACAGAGAACATCCTCAAGACGGACAAGGAG GTAAAATGGACGATGGAGGTGCTGTGCTACGGCCTCACCCTCCCCCTGGAGGGGGACACCGTCAAGCTGTGTGTGGACGTGTACACAGACTGGATGATGGCCCTGGTGTCGCCCAGGGATTCCATGCCTCAGCCTGTGGTCAAGGAGCCCAATATGTACGTCCAGACCATCCTCAAACATCTCTACAACGTCTTTGTACCGAG GCCTGAACAACACAGTCTGAACCACATCAGGCTTTGCCAGCAGGTTCTCACGGCGGTCCAGAAACTGGCACGAGAGTCCGTTTCCATGGTGAGGGAAACGTGGGAGGTGCTGTTGCTGTTCCTGCTTCGCATCAACGACACATTACTGGCCCCTCCCACCATCGGAG TCGGGGTGGCTGAGAAATTAGCAGAGAAGTTGGTGGCTGTGCTGTTTGAGGTTTGGCTGCTAGCGTGCGCCCGCTGCTTTCCCACGCCACCTTATTGGAAGACGTCAAGGGAGATGCTGGCCAACTGGAGACACCACCCTCCTGTCGTAGAGCAGTGGAGCAGAGTGGCCTGCGCACTGACCTCCAG GCTGCTGCACTTCACCCACGGACCATCCTTTCCACCTTTTAAAGTTCCCGAGGAGGACGCCGGCCTGATCCCTCCCGCGATGGACCACGACTGTGTGGCACAGACGTGGTACCGCTTTCTCCACATGCTCAG CAACCCGGTGGACCTGAGCAACCCTGCGATAGTGAGCACCACTCCAAAATTCCAGGAACAGTTTCTCAACTCCAGCGGCTTGCCTCACGAAGTGGTGCTGCATCCGTGTTTGAAACAGCTGCCCCAGATTTTCTTCAGAGCCATGAGGGGCATCAGCTGCTTAGTGGATGCCTTCTTAG GTATATCACGCCCCAGAGCGGACAGTGCTCCGCCCACCCCAGTCAACAGAATGAGCATGTCTCCGCCCCCCTCCATCGCCAACACCACGCCCCCTCACAGCCGCAAGCAACGGCACACGGTGGTCAACAAAACCACGAGCAAGAGCTCAACT GGCAGCGGTAATCAACCAACCAAAgcatcccagcagcagcagcagcagcaacagcagcagcaacagcagcagacgtcctcctctcccactctGCTGTCCAGTCCCAATCAGAGCAGCTGGGAGACTCGGCCCCTGCCGGCCCCAGCGCGGCCAAAGGTCAACAGCATCCTCAATCTTTTCGGCCAGTGGCTTTTTGACGCCGCGCTGGTCCACTGTAAGCTCCACAGCGGCCTCAGCCGAGACCCCAGCATGACCG CCTCTTTTATCCAAATTCTCCTTTCTTACAAATCTT CGATCGCCACCCAAGTAGGCCACGACCTGAGGAGGAAGGGTTCCCAAATGTCCACCGACTCCATGGTGTCCAACCCCATGTTCGACGCTAACGAGTTCCCCGAGAGCTACGAGGCGGGACGAGCCGAGGCCTGCGGAACTCTCTGCCGCATCTTCTGTAGCAAAAAAACTGGAGAGGAAATCCTGCCCGTTTACCTGTCCAG gtTCTACATGATCCTGATTCAGGGTCTCCAGATCTCAGATTTTATCTGTAGACCAGTTCTGGCTTCCATCATTCTcaactcctcctctctcttctgcaCTGACCTGAAGGGCATCAATGTGGTGGTCCCCTACTTCATAGCTGCGCTGGAGACTATAGTGCCGGACAG GGAGCTGTCCAAGTTCAAGATGTATGTAAATCCCACCGACCTGAGGCGAGCCTCCATCAACATCCTGCTTGCCATTCTGCCATTGCCGCACCATTTTGGCAACATCAAATcagag GTTCTGTTGGAAGGAAAGTTCAATGAGGAGGATGGGTGGCCTCATGACCAGCCCGTGTCCTTCCTGTCCCTGAGACTACGTCTCGTCAATGTCCTTATAGGAGCACTTCAGACGGAGACGGACCCCACCAACACACAGCTCATTCTGG GTGCAATGCTAAATATCGTTCAAGACTCTGCGCTGCTGGAGTCCATAGGTGCTCAGACCGAAACG GGGAGCATCGACGGGAGCCACGCGACCGCGAGGAGCCAGAGTCACAGCCGCACCAACAGCGGCATTAGTTTCTCCAGCGGGGGCAGCATGGAGGCCACCAGCCCGGACTCCGAGCGCCCCGCCCAGGCCCTGCTTCGAGACTACG CTCTTCCAGATACGGCGGCAGGCCTGCTGGTGCGCAGCATCCACCTTGTCACTCAGAGACTCAACTCCCAGTGGCGGCAAGACATGAGCATTTCCCTGGCTGCCCTGGAGCTGCTGGCTGGGCTTGCCAAG GTGAAGGTGGGAGTGGACTCTGCCGACCGCAAACGTGCCGTCAGCTCAATATGTGGCTACATCGTGTACCAGTGTAGCCGCCCCGCTCCCCTCCAGTCTCGAGACCTCCACTCCATGATTGTCGCTGCCTTccagtttctgtgtgtgtggctcacaGAGCACCCTGACATGCTGGACGAAAAG GATTGCTTGGTGGAGGTTCTGGAGATCGTGGAGCTGGGGATCTCTGGCAGCAAGTCCCGACAGGAACTGGAGGTTCGTCATAAAGGGGAGAAGGAGCACAACCCAGCTTCCATGAGGGTGAAGGATGCCGCCGAGGCGACTCTGTCCTG TATCATGCAGGTGCTGGGTGCCTTCCCTTCCCCGAGCGGAACCGCCTCCACCTGCAGCCTACTGAACGAAGACACCCTGATTCGCTACGCCCGACTCGGCGCCACAGGAGCCAGCAACTTCCGCTACTTCGTCCTGGACAACTCGGTGATCCTCGCCATGCTGGAGCAGCCTCTCGGCAACGAGCAGA ACCCCAGTCCATCAGTGACGGTTCTGATCCGAGGGACGGCTGGCAGACATGCCTGGACCATGCAGCTCTTCCACCAACCCAGAGGAGCTCGGGCCAATCAGAGA GTGTTTGTTCCTGAGGGCCGTCCGACACCCAACAACGGCGTGGGCATCAAGTACAACGTCAAGCAGAGGCCCTTCCCTGAAGAGGTCGATAAGATACCGCTTGTCAAAGCTGATGTCAGTATTCCTGACTTGGACGACATTGTGAGCAAAGAG CTGGAAGTTCAGCATGACAAGCTTCGTATTCTGATGACCAAGCAGACTGAGTATGAGAACACCTTGGAGCGACACAGCGAGGAAATCTGGAAGTGCAAGCCTTACCCCGACCCACGGACGGACTGCAAACCTCCTTCACCCTCGCGGCAGTTCCAGACGGcccgcctcttcctctcccacttTGGCTTTCTGTCTCTGGAGGCGCTCAAG GAGCCCAACAACAGTCGTCTACCTCCTCATCTGATTGCCCTGGAGTCATCGCTGCCAGGGTTTTCCGATGACGTCAGTTACCTGGACTTGCTTCCCTGCCGTCCATTCGACACCGTCTTTATTTTCTATGTGAGGGCCGGACAGAAAAGCAGCCCTGAG ATCCTGAGGAATGTGGAGTCATCCTCCAGTGTCCAGCCCCACTTTTTGGAGTTTGTCTTGTCCTTGGGCTGGCCTGTGGACGTGGGACGCCACCCAGGGTGGACAGGACACCTGGACACCAGTTGGTCCCTCAACTCCTACTCCGACAGCAACGAAATAAACCAAACAG AGGACACAGCCACTCCTGAGGACACCGGAGGCTCCGTGTTCAACGGGGAGAAGAAGGTTTTGTACTACGCCGATGCCCTGACGGAGATCGCCTTCGTCGTTCCATCTTTAACTGAGAGCTCGG AGGAGTCCTCGGTGCACAGCGACTCCACAGTGGAGGCAGACACCAACGTGGACGTTGTGCCGGCTCCACACAAACAACCCAATCTCACCCTGGAGCTGTTCCCCAACCATTCTGAAAACCTGGAGTCGGCCAAAAAG ATGAGTCCGTTGGTGAAGACCAAGAAGTCATCGACTGGTAAATCTTTCCCACCGCTGGGTCCTGAGACAAAGGTGTTTGTGGTCTGGGTGGAGCGCTTTGATGACATTG agaACTTCCCCTTGTCTGATCTTTTGGCGGAAACCAGCACAGGCTTAGAAGCCAGCATGAGCAACAGCACTTCCTGCAG GTCAGGCTTACTAGAGAAGGACGTTCCTCTGATCTTCATCCAGCCCCTGAAGACGGGGCTCTTTAGGATCCGGCTGCATGGAGCCATGGGTAAATTTGGCATGGTGATTCCCCTGGTGGACGGCATGGTGGTCAGCCGCAGAGCGCTAG GGTTTCTGGTGCGCCAAACGGTCATCAACGTGTGCCGGCGGAAGCGCCTGGAAAGTGACTTGTACAACCCGCCTCACGTGCGGCGGAAGCAGAAAATAACGGAAATCGTCCAGCGTTACCGCAACAAGCAGCTGGAGCCCGAGTTTTACACCTCGCTCTTCCACGAGGTGGGGGAGGGAAAGCCTCACCTCTAA
- the LOC119223622 gene encoding ral GTPase-activating protein subunit beta-like isoform X1, translating to MYSEWRSLQLVVQSDQGHLSVLHTYPTSVGTEVANAVVKPLGTAVSPVATENILKTDKEVKWTMEVLCYGLTLPLEGDTVKLCVDVYTDWMMALVSPRDSMPQPVVKEPNMYVQTILKHLYNVFVPRPEQHSLNHIRLCQQVLTAVQKLARESVSMVRETWEVLLLFLLRINDTLLAPPTIGVGVAEKLAEKLVAVLFEVWLLACARCFPTPPYWKTSREMLANWRHHPPVVEQWSRVACALTSRLLHFTHGPSFPPFKVPEEDAGLIPPAMDHDCVAQTWYRFLHMLSNPVDLSNPAIVSTTPKFQEQFLNSSGLPHEVVLHPCLKQLPQIFFRAMRGISCLVDAFLGVSVEKRDVRERVFSFCPVLLYHGISRPRADSAPPTPVNRMSMSPPPSIANTTPPHSRKQRHTVVNKTTSKSSTGSGNQPTKASQQQQQQQQQQQQQQTSSSPTLLSSPNQSSWETRPLPAPARPKVNSILNLFGQWLFDAALVHCKLHSGLSRDPSMTASFIQILLSYKSSIATQVGHDLRRKGSQMSTDSMVSNPMFDANEFPESYEAGRAEACGTLCRIFCSKKTGEEILPVYLSRFYMILIQGLQISDFICRPVLASIILNSSSLFCTDLKGINVVVPYFIAALETIVPDRELSKFKMYVNPTDLRRASINILLAILPLPHHFGNIKSEVLLEGKFNEEDGWPHDQPVSFLSLRLRLVNVLIGALQTETDPTNTQLILGAMLNIVQDSALLESIGAQTETGSIDGSHATARSQSHSRTNSGISFSSGGSMEATSPDSERPAQALLRDYALPDTAAGLLVRSIHLVTQRLNSQWRQDMSISLAALELLAGLAKVKVGVDSADRKRAVSSICGYIVYQCSRPAPLQSRDLHSMIVAAFQFLCVWLTEHPDMLDEKDCLVEVLEIVELGISGSKSRQELEVRHKGEKEHNPASMRVKDAAEATLSCIMQVLGAFPSPSGTASTCSLLNEDTLIRYARLGATGASNFRYFVLDNSVILAMLEQPLGNEQNPSPSVTVLIRGTAGRHAWTMQLFHQPRGARANQRQVFVPEGRPTPNNGVGIKYNVKQRPFPEEVDKIPLVKADVSIPDLDDIVSKELEVQHDKLRILMTKQTEYENTLERHSEEIWKCKPYPDPRTDCKPPSPSRQFQTARLFLSHFGFLSLEALKEPNNSRLPPHLIALESSLPGFSDDVSYLDLLPCRPFDTVFIFYVRAGQKSSPEILRNVESSSSVQPHFLEFVLSLGWPVDVGRHPGWTGHLDTSWSLNSYSDSNEINQTEDTATPEDTGGSVFNGEKKVLYYADALTEIAFVVPSLTESSEESSVHSDSTVEADTNVDVVPAPHKQPNLTLELFPNHSENLESAKKMSPLVKTKKSSTGKSFPPLGPETKVFVVWVERFDDIENFPLSDLLAETSTGLEASMSNSTSCRSGLLEKDVPLIFIQPLKTGLFRIRLHGAMGKFGMVIPLVDGMVVSRRALGFLVRQTVINVCRRKRLESDLYNPPHVRRKQKITEIVQRYRNKQLEPEFYTSLFHEVGEGKPHL from the exons ATGTATTCCGAGTGGCGCTCGCTGCAGTTGGTGGTGCAGAGTGACCAGGGCCACCTCAGCGTTCTGCACACCTATCCCACGAGCGTGGGCACGGAGGTGGCCAATGCAGTGGTCAAGCCTTTGGGCACAGCGGTGAGCCCCGTCGCCACAGAGAACATCCTCAAGACGGACAAGGAG GTAAAATGGACGATGGAGGTGCTGTGCTACGGCCTCACCCTCCCCCTGGAGGGGGACACCGTCAAGCTGTGTGTGGACGTGTACACAGACTGGATGATGGCCCTGGTGTCGCCCAGGGATTCCATGCCTCAGCCTGTGGTCAAGGAGCCCAATATGTACGTCCAGACCATCCTCAAACATCTCTACAACGTCTTTGTACCGAG GCCTGAACAACACAGTCTGAACCACATCAGGCTTTGCCAGCAGGTTCTCACGGCGGTCCAGAAACTGGCACGAGAGTCCGTTTCCATGGTGAGGGAAACGTGGGAGGTGCTGTTGCTGTTCCTGCTTCGCATCAACGACACATTACTGGCCCCTCCCACCATCGGAG TCGGGGTGGCTGAGAAATTAGCAGAGAAGTTGGTGGCTGTGCTGTTTGAGGTTTGGCTGCTAGCGTGCGCCCGCTGCTTTCCCACGCCACCTTATTGGAAGACGTCAAGGGAGATGCTGGCCAACTGGAGACACCACCCTCCTGTCGTAGAGCAGTGGAGCAGAGTGGCCTGCGCACTGACCTCCAG GCTGCTGCACTTCACCCACGGACCATCCTTTCCACCTTTTAAAGTTCCCGAGGAGGACGCCGGCCTGATCCCTCCCGCGATGGACCACGACTGTGTGGCACAGACGTGGTACCGCTTTCTCCACATGCTCAG CAACCCGGTGGACCTGAGCAACCCTGCGATAGTGAGCACCACTCCAAAATTCCAGGAACAGTTTCTCAACTCCAGCGGCTTGCCTCACGAAGTGGTGCTGCATCCGTGTTTGAAACAGCTGCCCCAGATTTTCTTCAGAGCCATGAGGGGCATCAGCTGCTTAGTGGATGCCTTCTTAG GTGTCTCTGTTGAAAAGAGAGACGTACGGGAGAGGGTGTTCTCTTTTTGTCCAGTGCTGCTCTATCATG GTATATCACGCCCCAGAGCGGACAGTGCTCCGCCCACCCCAGTCAACAGAATGAGCATGTCTCCGCCCCCCTCCATCGCCAACACCACGCCCCCTCACAGCCGCAAGCAACGGCACACGGTGGTCAACAAAACCACGAGCAAGAGCTCAACT GGCAGCGGTAATCAACCAACCAAAgcatcccagcagcagcagcagcagcaacagcagcagcaacagcagcagacgtcctcctctcccactctGCTGTCCAGTCCCAATCAGAGCAGCTGGGAGACTCGGCCCCTGCCGGCCCCAGCGCGGCCAAAGGTCAACAGCATCCTCAATCTTTTCGGCCAGTGGCTTTTTGACGCCGCGCTGGTCCACTGTAAGCTCCACAGCGGCCTCAGCCGAGACCCCAGCATGACCG CCTCTTTTATCCAAATTCTCCTTTCTTACAAATCTT CGATCGCCACCCAAGTAGGCCACGACCTGAGGAGGAAGGGTTCCCAAATGTCCACCGACTCCATGGTGTCCAACCCCATGTTCGACGCTAACGAGTTCCCCGAGAGCTACGAGGCGGGACGAGCCGAGGCCTGCGGAACTCTCTGCCGCATCTTCTGTAGCAAAAAAACTGGAGAGGAAATCCTGCCCGTTTACCTGTCCAG gtTCTACATGATCCTGATTCAGGGTCTCCAGATCTCAGATTTTATCTGTAGACCAGTTCTGGCTTCCATCATTCTcaactcctcctctctcttctgcaCTGACCTGAAGGGCATCAATGTGGTGGTCCCCTACTTCATAGCTGCGCTGGAGACTATAGTGCCGGACAG GGAGCTGTCCAAGTTCAAGATGTATGTAAATCCCACCGACCTGAGGCGAGCCTCCATCAACATCCTGCTTGCCATTCTGCCATTGCCGCACCATTTTGGCAACATCAAATcagag GTTCTGTTGGAAGGAAAGTTCAATGAGGAGGATGGGTGGCCTCATGACCAGCCCGTGTCCTTCCTGTCCCTGAGACTACGTCTCGTCAATGTCCTTATAGGAGCACTTCAGACGGAGACGGACCCCACCAACACACAGCTCATTCTGG GTGCAATGCTAAATATCGTTCAAGACTCTGCGCTGCTGGAGTCCATAGGTGCTCAGACCGAAACG GGGAGCATCGACGGGAGCCACGCGACCGCGAGGAGCCAGAGTCACAGCCGCACCAACAGCGGCATTAGTTTCTCCAGCGGGGGCAGCATGGAGGCCACCAGCCCGGACTCCGAGCGCCCCGCCCAGGCCCTGCTTCGAGACTACG CTCTTCCAGATACGGCGGCAGGCCTGCTGGTGCGCAGCATCCACCTTGTCACTCAGAGACTCAACTCCCAGTGGCGGCAAGACATGAGCATTTCCCTGGCTGCCCTGGAGCTGCTGGCTGGGCTTGCCAAG GTGAAGGTGGGAGTGGACTCTGCCGACCGCAAACGTGCCGTCAGCTCAATATGTGGCTACATCGTGTACCAGTGTAGCCGCCCCGCTCCCCTCCAGTCTCGAGACCTCCACTCCATGATTGTCGCTGCCTTccagtttctgtgtgtgtggctcacaGAGCACCCTGACATGCTGGACGAAAAG GATTGCTTGGTGGAGGTTCTGGAGATCGTGGAGCTGGGGATCTCTGGCAGCAAGTCCCGACAGGAACTGGAGGTTCGTCATAAAGGGGAGAAGGAGCACAACCCAGCTTCCATGAGGGTGAAGGATGCCGCCGAGGCGACTCTGTCCTG TATCATGCAGGTGCTGGGTGCCTTCCCTTCCCCGAGCGGAACCGCCTCCACCTGCAGCCTACTGAACGAAGACACCCTGATTCGCTACGCCCGACTCGGCGCCACAGGAGCCAGCAACTTCCGCTACTTCGTCCTGGACAACTCGGTGATCCTCGCCATGCTGGAGCAGCCTCTCGGCAACGAGCAGA ACCCCAGTCCATCAGTGACGGTTCTGATCCGAGGGACGGCTGGCAGACATGCCTGGACCATGCAGCTCTTCCACCAACCCAGAGGAGCTCGGGCCAATCAGAGA CAGGTGTTTGTTCCTGAGGGCCGTCCGACACCCAACAACGGCGTGGGCATCAAGTACAACGTCAAGCAGAGGCCCTTCCCTGAAGAGGTCGATAAGATACCGCTTGTCAAAGCTGATGTCAGTATTCCTGACTTGGACGACATTGTGAGCAAAGAG CTGGAAGTTCAGCATGACAAGCTTCGTATTCTGATGACCAAGCAGACTGAGTATGAGAACACCTTGGAGCGACACAGCGAGGAAATCTGGAAGTGCAAGCCTTACCCCGACCCACGGACGGACTGCAAACCTCCTTCACCCTCGCGGCAGTTCCAGACGGcccgcctcttcctctcccacttTGGCTTTCTGTCTCTGGAGGCGCTCAAG GAGCCCAACAACAGTCGTCTACCTCCTCATCTGATTGCCCTGGAGTCATCGCTGCCAGGGTTTTCCGATGACGTCAGTTACCTGGACTTGCTTCCCTGCCGTCCATTCGACACCGTCTTTATTTTCTATGTGAGGGCCGGACAGAAAAGCAGCCCTGAG ATCCTGAGGAATGTGGAGTCATCCTCCAGTGTCCAGCCCCACTTTTTGGAGTTTGTCTTGTCCTTGGGCTGGCCTGTGGACGTGGGACGCCACCCAGGGTGGACAGGACACCTGGACACCAGTTGGTCCCTCAACTCCTACTCCGACAGCAACGAAATAAACCAAACAG AGGACACAGCCACTCCTGAGGACACCGGAGGCTCCGTGTTCAACGGGGAGAAGAAGGTTTTGTACTACGCCGATGCCCTGACGGAGATCGCCTTCGTCGTTCCATCTTTAACTGAGAGCTCGG AGGAGTCCTCGGTGCACAGCGACTCCACAGTGGAGGCAGACACCAACGTGGACGTTGTGCCGGCTCCACACAAACAACCCAATCTCACCCTGGAGCTGTTCCCCAACCATTCTGAAAACCTGGAGTCGGCCAAAAAG ATGAGTCCGTTGGTGAAGACCAAGAAGTCATCGACTGGTAAATCTTTCCCACCGCTGGGTCCTGAGACAAAGGTGTTTGTGGTCTGGGTGGAGCGCTTTGATGACATTG agaACTTCCCCTTGTCTGATCTTTTGGCGGAAACCAGCACAGGCTTAGAAGCCAGCATGAGCAACAGCACTTCCTGCAG GTCAGGCTTACTAGAGAAGGACGTTCCTCTGATCTTCATCCAGCCCCTGAAGACGGGGCTCTTTAGGATCCGGCTGCATGGAGCCATGGGTAAATTTGGCATGGTGATTCCCCTGGTGGACGGCATGGTGGTCAGCCGCAGAGCGCTAG GGTTTCTGGTGCGCCAAACGGTCATCAACGTGTGCCGGCGGAAGCGCCTGGAAAGTGACTTGTACAACCCGCCTCACGTGCGGCGGAAGCAGAAAATAACGGAAATCGTCCAGCGTTACCGCAACAAGCAGCTGGAGCCCGAGTTTTACACCTCGCTCTTCCACGAGGTGGGGGAGGGAAAGCCTCACCTCTAA